From one Acidobacteriota bacterium genomic stretch:
- a CDS encoding glycerophosphodiester phosphodiesterase — translation MRAHHRGEARFRSTFALSILLALAALWPATNNLPTANAKPASGTSRPLVIAHRGGALESTENTIAAFQRAVKIGADGIETDIRLTRDGVVVVYHDQYFGRMEGLAPPQCTRLVSDLTYSELIKQTLVPVGEDLGGRRVPTLSELLSSVQSGLLNIELKRCDRFNDLVNKTIAILKPFPALDRVVLEAPGLDTAKKLRKGLGSHLKLHINPEYDGTVSLPESLKRALKFKPHSISVSYKKISREIVELAHKAGVEVWTWTVNAPETAQAMALMGVDAIKTDRPTMLLDLLRKQNGN, via the coding sequence ATGAGAGCACACCACCGAGGTGAAGCTCGGTTTCGATCAACTTTTGCGCTTTCGATTCTGCTTGCTTTAGCGGCGCTCTGGCCGGCGACCAACAATCTGCCGACGGCCAACGCAAAGCCGGCATCCGGGACCAGCAGACCTTTGGTCATCGCCCATCGAGGTGGCGCGCTCGAGTCAACCGAGAACACCATCGCTGCGTTTCAACGGGCGGTTAAGATAGGGGCCGATGGAATCGAGACAGATATTCGACTCACTCGCGACGGCGTCGTAGTGGTGTATCACGATCAGTACTTCGGTCGAATGGAAGGGCTCGCGCCGCCCCAGTGCACGCGTCTGGTCTCGGACCTCACGTATTCTGAGCTGATCAAACAGACGCTTGTGCCGGTAGGTGAAGACCTCGGCGGGAGGCGAGTGCCTACGCTCAGCGAGCTTCTGTCCAGCGTGCAATCCGGGCTGCTTAACATCGAACTTAAGCGATGCGACAGGTTCAACGATCTGGTCAACAAAACAATCGCCATCCTCAAGCCGTTTCCCGCGCTGGACCGAGTCGTGCTCGAAGCGCCGGGTCTCGACACAGCAAAGAAACTGCGGAAGGGCCTGGGCTCGCATTTGAAGCTTCACATAAATCCCGAGTACGATGGCACGGTTTCACTGCCGGAGTCGCTCAAGCGAGCGCTCAAGTTCAAGCCGCACTCGATCTCTGTGTCGTACAAGAAAATCTCGCGCGAGATCGTCGAGCTTGCGCACAAGGCCGGGGTCGAGGTATGGACCTGGACGGTGAACGCCCCAGAAACGGCTCAGGCGATGGCGCTGATGGGGGTGGACGCAATCAAGACTGACAGGCCTACGATGCTTCTCGATTTACTTCGCAAGCAAAACGGAAATTAG
- a CDS encoding MDR family MFS transporter: MASELIEATVVDQPHVILSKRRRRVVTAGVMLGMFLAALEATVVGTAMPTVIASLGGLDRYSWVFSAYLLTSTVTVPMWGRLSDLYGRRFFYLVGIAFFLVGSALSGASQSITQLIVFRAIQGLGAGALIPLSMTINGDIYTLRERTRMQGLFSGVWGLASILGPLAGGFITDHISWRWVFYINIPFGLAAAVVVGIALVEPKQTQRPVIDYAGATWLTIAITLLLLVLVESGDPAVWGNPLTLVAVAGIVIFSALFIWTERRAREPIVPLSLFRNRIIAVGSITAFMVGAAMFGALSFIPLFVQGTLGGTATEAGALLTPFLLGWVTMSVIGGRLMFRIGYRPTILAGLFVLVASFGVLTTFGRTTARAWLIGDILAMGIGMGLVMFALLITVQNSVSRGQLGIATSLNQFARSIGQTVGVAVMGTVMTISLASHIAEIQNESGLPEEDVARVVHNPSALIDPIARAAQKPELIKAMSGALAGALHNVFLTGVVFAVLALASGFWLPAGRIEVETEAAREAETIPRTPAECERLLMAEMTTIDSDNEPAMAEKD, from the coding sequence ATGGCTTCTGAACTTATCGAAGCGACCGTTGTAGACCAACCACACGTGATACTTTCCAAACGCCGGCGGCGGGTGGTTACGGCCGGCGTGATGCTCGGCATGTTCCTGGCCGCGCTTGAAGCAACCGTCGTCGGCACGGCGATGCCTACAGTGATCGCGTCGCTCGGCGGACTCGATCGCTATAGCTGGGTGTTCTCGGCTTACCTGCTGACTTCAACCGTGACCGTGCCGATGTGGGGAAGACTCTCTGATCTCTACGGAAGGCGATTCTTTTATCTCGTGGGCATCGCGTTCTTTCTCGTGGGCTCAGCGCTTTCGGGAGCTTCGCAATCAATCACCCAACTGATCGTCTTTCGCGCGATTCAAGGACTGGGCGCGGGTGCATTGATCCCGCTCAGCATGACGATCAACGGCGACATCTACACGTTGCGCGAACGAACGCGAATGCAGGGGCTCTTCAGCGGCGTGTGGGGATTGGCTTCGATACTGGGACCGTTGGCGGGTGGCTTTATTACGGATCACATTTCATGGCGCTGGGTGTTCTACATCAACATCCCCTTCGGTTTGGCTGCGGCTGTAGTGGTCGGAATCGCGCTGGTCGAGCCGAAGCAGACTCAGCGGCCGGTGATCGACTACGCGGGCGCGACGTGGCTGACGATCGCAATCACGCTGTTGCTGCTGGTGCTTGTCGAGAGCGGAGACCCGGCCGTCTGGGGCAATCCGCTGACGCTTGTCGCGGTTGCGGGCATCGTGATCTTCAGCGCACTGTTCATCTGGACCGAGCGCCGCGCTCGCGAACCGATTGTTCCGTTGTCGCTTTTCAGGAATCGCATCATTGCCGTCGGCTCGATTACAGCCTTCATGGTCGGCGCAGCGATGTTCGGCGCGCTGTCGTTCATCCCTCTTTTTGTTCAAGGCACGCTCGGCGGCACGGCGACCGAAGCGGGCGCGCTGCTCACCCCGTTTCTGCTCGGCTGGGTCACAATGTCGGTTATTGGCGGGCGATTGATGTTCCGAATAGGTTATCGGCCGACGATTCTCGCGGGGCTTTTCGTTCTGGTCGCCAGCTTTGGTGTCCTTACAACCTTCGGCAGGACCACCGCGCGCGCCTGGCTTATCGGTGACATTCTGGCAATGGGCATCGGAATGGGGTTGGTGATGTTTGCGTTGCTGATCACCGTGCAGAATTCGGTTAGCCGAGGCCAGCTTGGCATCGCGACGTCGCTCAACCAGTTTGCGCGTTCGATTGGTCAAACGGTGGGCGTAGCCGTGATGGGAACGGTGATGACCATCAGCCTCGCTTCACACATCGCCGAGATTCAGAACGAGAGCGGCTTGCCGGAAGAAGACGTCGCTCGCGTCGTTCACAATCCAAGCGCGCTGATTGACCCGATTGCTCGCGCGGCTCAGAAGCCTGAGTTGATCAAAGCGATGTCGGGCGCTCTAGCGGGCGCCTTGCACAACGTGTTTCTGACTGGTGTGGTGTTCGCAGTGCTGGCGCTGGCTTCGGGCTTCTGGCTTCCCGCGGGGCGGATAGAAGTGGAGACGGAAGCCGCTCGAGAAGCGGAAACCATTCCGCGCACCCCAGCCGAGTGCGAGCGGTTGTTGATGGCTGAAATGACCACGATCGATTCGGATAACGAACCGGCCATGGCTGAGAAGGATTAA
- a CDS encoding rhodanese-like domain-containing protein translates to MDHSAGFLELVNDAKKRVRENTPEGVRKKQDAGESFYFVDVREDNEWQNGHAAGAIHLGKGIIERDIEKAIPDHDAEIILYCGGGFRSALATDALQKMGYKNVISMDGGWKRWRELGYPIETD, encoded by the coding sequence ATGGATCACTCGGCAGGATTCCTGGAGCTTGTCAACGACGCGAAGAAACGCGTGCGCGAGAACACTCCCGAAGGCGTGCGGAAGAAGCAAGACGCCGGTGAGAGCTTCTACTTCGTCGATGTGCGCGAGGATAACGAGTGGCAGAACGGCCACGCCGCCGGGGCCATACACCTGGGAAAAGGAATAATCGAACGTGACATCGAGAAGGCCATCCCGGATCACGACGCCGAGATAATCCTCTATTGTGGCGGCGGGTTTCGCTCGGCGCTCGCAACGGATGCGCTCCAGAAGATGGGCTACAAGAATGTGATCTCGATGGACGGCGGGTGGAAGCGATGGCGCGAGCTTGGCTATCCGATTGAAACGGATTAG
- a CDS encoding cysteine peptidase family C39 domain-containing protein, whose amino-acid sequence MLPLFPQELPTSCVPACVRMVLAGLGHSLSEADIRHRCGHTAVGTTLNQISNGLKDIPVVVEYQIDWGLEDLTDVVRSGGWPIVAIDLRPVEGIFAFHAVVVVEITRDQMLVHDPLHVAGPRPIGQSTFEIAWNSAQREAVIIRSTNP is encoded by the coding sequence GTGCTGCCTCTCTTTCCCCAGGAGCTTCCAACAAGTTGCGTTCCTGCGTGCGTGCGAATGGTGCTCGCTGGTCTCGGGCACTCACTGAGTGAGGCGGACATTAGGCATCGGTGTGGCCACACTGCTGTCGGAACGACACTTAACCAGATCTCGAACGGTTTGAAAGACATTCCAGTGGTCGTCGAGTATCAAATCGACTGGGGTCTTGAGGATCTAACGGACGTTGTCCGGAGCGGCGGCTGGCCGATTGTGGCCATAGACCTGCGTCCCGTCGAAGGAATCTTCGCCTTTCACGCGGTGGTGGTTGTCGAAATAACAAGAGATCAGATGCTTGTTCACGACCCGCTACACGTAGCCGGTCCTCGCCCGATAGGCCAATCCACGTTCGAAATAGCTTGGAACTCTGCACAGCGGGAGGCAGTAATAATAAGATCCACGAATCCCTAA
- a CDS encoding serine hydrolase, with amino-acid sequence MNTTRLTLRRSAVSIALLLLLVASVTAQDVAPKFDEYMNALVNQQRFIGSVLVARDGKVIFSKGYGLANVELDVPNTPQTKFRLGSITKQFTAAAILLLQERGKLSVQDPICKYFENCPAAWSEVTVHHLLSHTGGIPNFTNFFDYVPKMMMPVTTQHIIARFKDKPLDFKPGEKWSYSNSGYFLLGYISEKAAGESYESFLQKNIFEPLKMTNSGYDHHGTILKKRATGYSLAKGKMVNSVYIDMTQPYAAGSLYSTVEDLFLWNEALHSDKLLSAKSRELMMTPVKNDYGYGLGVQTRSGRKMVSHGGGINGFSTFIARFPNENVTVVVLRNADYGSPGPGPISRDLAAILFGEKYEIPGSTKEVNVDPKIYDAYVGQYELTPTFIITVSKDGGRLMAQATGQPQLELFPESETKFFLKVVDAKVTFVKDDTGKVTHLILHQGGDQTAKKIN; translated from the coding sequence ATGAACACAACCAGACTTACTCTACGTCGGAGCGCCGTCTCGATTGCGCTGCTGTTGCTTCTCGTCGCGAGCGTTACAGCGCAGGATGTTGCTCCGAAGTTTGATGAATACATGAACGCGCTCGTCAACCAGCAGCGTTTCATCGGCTCGGTGCTCGTCGCCCGCGATGGCAAAGTGATTTTCAGCAAGGGCTACGGCCTGGCGAATGTCGAGCTCGACGTGCCCAACACGCCGCAGACTAAATTCCGGCTCGGGTCAATCACCAAACAATTCACCGCCGCGGCGATTCTGCTTCTGCAAGAGCGCGGCAAGCTGAGCGTGCAAGATCCGATCTGCAAGTACTTCGAAAACTGCCCAGCCGCCTGGAGCGAAGTCACGGTCCATCACCTGCTGAGCCACACGGGCGGCATTCCGAACTTCACGAACTTTTTCGATTACGTCCCGAAGATGATGATGCCCGTCACCACGCAGCACATTATTGCGCGATTCAAAGACAAGCCGCTCGATTTCAAACCGGGTGAAAAGTGGAGCTACAGCAACTCGGGATATTTCCTGCTCGGCTACATCAGCGAGAAAGCCGCGGGCGAATCCTACGAGAGCTTCCTGCAAAAGAACATCTTCGAACCGCTCAAGATGACCAACAGCGGCTACGATCATCACGGCACGATCCTGAAGAAGCGCGCGACTGGCTATTCGCTCGCTAAAGGGAAGATGGTCAACTCCGTGTACATTGATATGACTCAACCTTACGCGGCGGGCTCGCTCTATTCGACGGTCGAGGATCTGTTTTTGTGGAACGAAGCGCTCCATTCCGACAAGCTGCTATCGGCAAAGTCTCGCGAGCTGATGATGACGCCGGTCAAGAACGACTACGGCTACGGCCTCGGGGTTCAAACAAGGTCCGGCCGCAAGATGGTCAGTCATGGCGGAGGGATCAACGGCTTCTCGACGTTCATTGCGCGCTTTCCTAACGAGAACGTCACTGTGGTCGTTCTGCGCAACGCCGACTACGGCTCCCCCGGTCCCGGCCCGATAAGCCGGGATCTTGCCGCAATTCTATTCGGCGAGAAGTATGAAATCCCGGGTTCGACGAAGGAGGTCAACGTCGACCCGAAGATCTACGATGCTTATGTCGGACAGTACGAATTGACCCCGACCTTCATCATCACCGTAAGCAAAGACGGCGGGCGTTTGATGGCACAGGCTACCGGGCAACCGCAGCTCGAGTTGTTCCCCGAATCTGAAACTAAGTTCTTCCTGAAGGTCGTGGACGCAAAGGTCACCTTTGTCAAAGACGACACCGGAAAGGTCACGCATCTGATCTTGCATCAGGGCGGAGACCAAACGGCGAAGAAGATCAATTAG
- a CDS encoding type II toxin-antitoxin system VapC family toxin, with product MPAYFLDSSALVKRFAQEQGSAFVLRLLRPSAKNRLYAARITEVEVCAALARRRKANMINAVQAAKGLRRLRHDLPRRFTQVAIGEGVLVEACRLAETFALRGYDAVQLAAAIAANNERVLNGLSRLIVVSADGELNDAARAEGFNVEDPNNHP from the coding sequence ATGCCAGCGTACTTCCTTGACAGTAGCGCTTTGGTCAAACGCTTTGCTCAAGAGCAGGGCAGTGCGTTTGTGCTGAGGCTGTTGCGTCCTTCAGCAAAGAATCGTCTCTATGCCGCAAGAATCACCGAAGTCGAGGTTTGCGCGGCTTTGGCGAGACGGAGAAAGGCAAACATGATTAACGCCGTCCAGGCGGCCAAAGGTTTGCGACGATTGCGTCATGATCTGCCCCGAAGGTTCACTCAAGTCGCGATAGGAGAAGGCGTACTAGTCGAGGCTTGTCGTCTTGCTGAGACTTTTGCGTTGCGCGGATACGACGCTGTTCAGTTAGCGGCGGCGATAGCGGCGAACAATGAAAGAGTTTTGAACGGACTTTCGCGGTTGATTGTGGTGTCGGCAGATGGAGAACTGAACGACGCGGCGCGAGCTGAAGGCTTCAACGTTGAAGACCCTAACAATCATCCTTAA
- a CDS encoding type II toxin-antitoxin system HicB family antitoxin, translating to MNESARYIKIVEWSDEDQCFVGQCPGIIGPCCHGTDEAQVYAELCQIIDEWIEILKKEGKPLPPPTAGKDAAKKLLDAA from the coding sequence ATGAATGAAAGCGCTCGCTACATAAAGATTGTCGAGTGGTCCGATGAAGATCAATGTTTTGTGGGTCAGTGCCCAGGCATCATTGGCCCTTGTTGCCATGGGACTGATGAAGCACAAGTCTATGCAGAGCTTTGTCAGATTATCGATGAGTGGATTGAAATCCTGAAAAAAGAAGGAAAACCGTTACCGCCACCAACAGCCGGTAAAGACGCAGCAAAGAAGCTGTTGGATGCAGCGTGA
- a CDS encoding protein kinase, which produces MTGTNVLHYRIGERLGAGGMGEVYRAEDTKLGRHVALKFLPASYQYDPDRHERFLTEARAASALRSPYTASIYDLGEYEGSSFIVMELVEGETLSSKIGRGPIAVFQAIDIAMQVADALDEAHSVGIVHRDIKSSNLMITERGLVKVLDFGLAKVTGSLLGPPGSDSDQTEKLGQETVTGLVLGTVSYMSPEQALGKQIDHRSDIFSLGVVAYEMLTGQLPFTGESTTAVIDRIIHREPPALARLNYNVPPEFERIVRKTMEKDPAFRYQSAREMYIDLRNLQRDLDLNNRTGAVNSQPTEHQATALLSEPRPIADVTAMAAKLENAVAVMTFSNITGEPADEWIGSGIAETVTSDLKKVRGLSVIGRERTYEALKDLSTGALKEFDETIAIDIGRRLAASWILGGGYQRIGEMIRITARVIDVNTGEVIRTVKIDGNIKEIFDLQDKIVYELSKGLNLELGTSEITDIEADETQSVEAYESFSRGMINLRTGSRDSLDRAIHYFEKAAELDPNYAGAWAALSVAYDLKGGFLSIPELSQKAVEYAEKAVKLNPRLSQAHQFLGGAYNTLGRYDEAIAEISEAVRLEPNNAGAHGSLARAYWIGKGMVEEAIVELEHAVAINPQAGYSYLQLVFLHTLVGNYSRAEAAAKHAIELQEKFISGKEGLQVVGAHTRLGYCYYRQGRYDEAIQEYERELEFLKSSDHALRDRSLTELEQKMGAAYLRKGMTEEAGQHFKSAIKRFEDRLGKGSGDPFTKYYMACLYALKGDADRALKCLGESLGPLKAINTLRAKTDPDFENLREDSRFRELIGEPAPSEQDPQ; this is translated from the coding sequence ATGACAGGCACCAACGTGCTTCACTACAGGATCGGCGAACGTCTCGGCGCAGGAGGCATGGGCGAGGTCTATCGTGCGGAAGACACCAAGCTAGGCCGCCACGTCGCGCTCAAGTTTCTGCCTGCCTCCTATCAATATGACCCCGACCGCCACGAGCGTTTCCTCACCGAAGCGCGCGCCGCGTCGGCGCTGCGCTCACCCTATACCGCCTCGATCTATGATCTCGGCGAATACGAGGGCTCGAGCTTCATCGTGATGGAGCTTGTAGAAGGTGAAACTCTATCGAGTAAGATCGGCCGCGGCCCCATCGCCGTCTTCCAGGCGATTGACATCGCCATGCAGGTCGCGGATGCGCTTGATGAAGCTCATTCGGTCGGCATCGTGCACCGTGATATCAAGAGCTCGAACCTGATGATTACTGAACGCGGGTTGGTCAAGGTGCTTGACTTCGGGCTCGCGAAAGTGACGGGCAGCCTCCTCGGTCCGCCGGGTAGTGACAGCGACCAGACGGAAAAACTCGGACAGGAGACGGTCACCGGTCTCGTGCTCGGCACGGTCTCGTACATGTCACCTGAGCAGGCGCTCGGCAAACAGATTGACCACCGGTCGGACATCTTTTCTCTCGGAGTTGTGGCTTATGAAATGTTGACGGGGCAGTTGCCTTTCACCGGCGAGAGCACGACTGCGGTGATTGATCGAATAATCCACCGCGAGCCGCCGGCGCTTGCGAGGCTCAATTACAACGTGCCGCCTGAATTCGAGCGAATCGTTCGCAAGACGATGGAGAAGGACCCGGCGTTTCGCTACCAGTCCGCTCGCGAGATGTACATAGACCTGCGCAATCTTCAGCGCGACCTCGACCTAAACAATCGCACTGGCGCCGTCAATTCGCAGCCAACTGAACATCAGGCCACGGCGCTACTCTCGGAACCAAGGCCAATCGCGGACGTCACGGCGATGGCGGCCAAACTCGAAAATGCCGTTGCGGTGATGACCTTTTCCAATATCACCGGAGAGCCCGCCGATGAATGGATCGGATCGGGGATCGCCGAGACGGTGACCTCCGACCTTAAGAAAGTCCGCGGCCTATCGGTCATCGGCCGCGAGCGCACATACGAGGCGCTCAAGGATCTGAGTACGGGCGCGCTCAAAGAGTTCGACGAGACGATCGCGATCGACATCGGGCGGAGGCTCGCGGCGTCGTGGATACTCGGCGGCGGATACCAGCGCATCGGCGAGATGATCCGAATCACCGCTCGGGTCATCGACGTCAACACCGGCGAGGTAATCAGGACAGTAAAGATCGACGGGAATATTAAAGAGATTTTCGATTTGCAAGACAAGATAGTCTACGAGCTTAGCAAGGGCCTGAACCTCGAGCTTGGCACGTCCGAGATCACTGATATCGAAGCCGACGAGACGCAGTCGGTCGAGGCCTACGAAAGCTTCTCGCGCGGCATGATCAATCTGCGCACCGGCAGCCGCGATTCGCTCGACCGTGCGATTCACTACTTCGAGAAGGCAGCCGAGCTTGACCCGAACTACGCCGGAGCGTGGGCGGCGTTGAGCGTGGCGTATGATCTGAAGGGCGGATTCCTTAGCATCCCCGAGCTGTCGCAAAAGGCGGTCGAGTATGCGGAGAAGGCGGTCAAGCTGAACCCGCGCCTCTCGCAGGCGCATCAGTTTCTCGGAGGCGCCTATAACACGCTTGGCCGCTACGATGAAGCTATCGCAGAGATCAGCGAAGCGGTGAGGCTCGAGCCAAACAACGCCGGCGCTCACGGTTCGCTTGCTCGCGCATACTGGATCGGCAAGGGGATGGTCGAGGAAGCGATCGTCGAGCTCGAGCACGCGGTGGCGATCAACCCTCAAGCGGGTTACTCATATCTTCAGCTTGTGTTTTTGCACACGCTCGTCGGCAACTACTCGCGCGCCGAAGCGGCCGCCAAACACGCGATCGAACTGCAAGAGAAATTCATCTCGGGCAAAGAGGGGCTTCAGGTTGTCGGTGCGCACACGCGGCTTGGGTATTGTTACTATCGGCAGGGCCGCTACGATGAAGCGATTCAGGAATATGAACGCGAGCTCGAGTTTCTCAAGTCAAGCGACCATGCGCTGCGTGACCGCTCGCTGACCGAGCTCGAACAGAAGATGGGCGCGGCATACCTCAGGAAAGGCATGACTGAAGAAGCCGGGCAGCACTTCAAGAGCGCGATCAAGCGATTCGAGGATCGGTTAGGAAAAGGGAGCGGCGATCCGTTTACGAAGTATTACATGGCTTGTTTGTACGCGCTTAAAGGCGACGCCGACCGCGCGCTGAAGTGCCTGGGCGAGTCGCTTGGCCCACTCAAAGCGATCAACACCCTTCGAGCGAAGACCGACCCAGACTTCGAAAACCTCCGCGAGGATTCGCGTTTCCGTGAGCTTATTGGAGAGCCGGCTCCAAGTGAACAAGATCCCCAATAG
- a CDS encoding DUF2270 domain-containing protein: MITEKDITIRPDSSSKPGPPIFPTNSVEFVNAISHYYRGELSRMMSWRDRLDRTTNWAITGVGAMLSISLSSSQSHHGVLLFAMVLIFLLLFIESRRYRFFHVYRTRVRLIERNYYARILAPRDLMDPAHWMSQLGEDLRLPRFSMTSNQAMARRLRRNYIWLFLILLLAWLLKTTTSVLQATGAAEMVHSTGELFKNAAIGYLPGWLVVILVLFLYGWMFYIMLKHRETSGELAYGEVHV, encoded by the coding sequence ATGATAACCGAGAAAGACATAACCATCAGGCCTGACTCATCCTCGAAACCTGGGCCGCCTATCTTCCCAACGAACTCCGTCGAATTCGTCAACGCGATTTCCCATTACTATCGAGGCGAGCTGTCGCGGATGATGAGCTGGCGCGACCGGCTCGATCGAACAACCAACTGGGCCATAACCGGAGTCGGCGCGATGCTGTCGATCTCGCTGTCGTCATCGCAGTCGCACCATGGAGTTCTGCTGTTTGCGATGGTGCTCATCTTCTTGCTGCTGTTCATCGAGTCGCGCCGCTATCGTTTCTTCCACGTCTATCGCACGCGCGTTCGCTTGATCGAACGCAACTACTACGCGCGCATTCTCGCCCCGCGCGACCTGATGGACCCGGCCCATTGGATGAGTCAACTCGGCGAAGACTTGCGGCTGCCGCGCTTCTCGATGACGAGCAATCAGGCGATGGCCAGACGCCTGCGCCGCAACTACATCTGGCTTTTCTTGATCCTTCTGCTCGCGTGGCTGCTCAAGACGACGACTAGCGTGCTGCAAGCTACCGGGGCCGCCGAGATGGTTCATTCCACCGGAGAGTTGTTCAAGAACGCGGCGATCGGCTACCTGCCGGGTTGGCTCGTGGTGATCCTCGTTCTTTTCCTCTATGGCTGGATGTTTTACATCATGCTCAAGCATCGAGAGACGAGCGGCGAGCTGGCGTACGGCGAAGTGCACGTGTGA
- a CDS encoding S41 family peptidase codes for MKNRALPLLAIAVIALSTLAGGYYVSARPPHVTDAETDLTDQLADDFKEALSEIQESYAGKVDLESLGKNSIQGMLHQLDPHSAFFTKAEFDDVQTEQSSRIYGIGVTIAKRYDHVYILSATPGAPGHRAGLRYGDAIVALDKQNVDEWTTQQIMHRVRGEKGEPVEITVERAGIPNPITVNVRRDEVKLPSVRNAFMAGQGGTGYIALTGGFSSKTDEELTEALAQLKKEGMRQLILDLRNNPGGLLDEAIKVSKKFLAPAEKIVEVRGRDEQSSAHTYEVPDNNVPETMPMVVLVDRSTASASEIVAGAVQDHDRALIVGENTFGKGLVQGVFHLWGGTGLVLTTAKYYTPTGRSIQRNYSNVSFYDYYLNRSGDRSAPENPQHGDGLRTDLGRTVYGGGGITPDVEVKAPPVSTRLFYGIFDFVRQLVAGQMGGLREYRIAECQYKIKVSPEDINRYPVTDVLLAAFRQYISNKPQFNVSEERLSANLNYIRAQMRREIITAAYGPEAGDEVYLSDDAQFRKAFESLDRARVLAENATRARGERQ; via the coding sequence ATGAAGAATAGGGCGCTGCCGCTGCTGGCGATCGCGGTGATCGCATTGTCAACGCTGGCCGGCGGATATTATGTATCGGCGCGCCCCCCGCACGTAACCGATGCCGAGACGGACTTGACCGATCAACTGGCGGACGACTTCAAGGAGGCGCTCTCCGAGATACAAGAGAGCTATGCCGGCAAGGTTGACCTCGAGAGTCTAGGCAAGAACTCGATACAGGGGATGCTTCATCAACTCGATCCTCACTCCGCGTTCTTCACCAAAGCTGAGTTTGACGATGTGCAAACCGAACAGAGCAGCCGCATCTACGGCATCGGTGTTACGATCGCCAAACGCTATGACCATGTCTACATTCTCTCCGCAACTCCGGGTGCGCCCGGCCATCGCGCCGGGCTTCGCTATGGCGATGCGATCGTCGCTCTCGACAAACAAAACGTTGACGAGTGGACCACCCAGCAAATCATGCATCGCGTGCGCGGCGAAAAGGGCGAGCCGGTCGAAATCACCGTCGAGCGCGCAGGCATACCGAACCCAATAACCGTCAACGTGCGACGCGATGAAGTGAAGCTGCCTTCCGTGCGCAATGCTTTCATGGCAGGGCAAGGAGGCACAGGCTACATCGCGTTGACCGGCGGCTTTTCAAGCAAGACCGACGAGGAGCTGACCGAAGCGCTGGCGCAACTCAAGAAAGAGGGCATGCGCCAGCTAATTCTGGATCTACGCAACAATCCGGGCGGACTTCTGGATGAGGCGATCAAAGTCTCGAAGAAGTTCCTTGCGCCCGCCGAAAAGATCGTCGAGGTGCGAGGACGTGACGAGCAGAGTTCGGCTCACACCTACGAGGTCCCCGACAACAACGTGCCCGAGACGATGCCGATGGTCGTGCTGGTGGATCGCTCGACGGCTTCCGCTTCCGAAATCGTAGCCGGCGCGGTGCAAGACCACGACCGCGCGTTGATAGTGGGAGAGAACACGTTCGGTAAGGGGCTTGTGCAAGGGGTCTTTCACTTGTGGGGAGGAACCGGGCTGGTGCTTACGACCGCGAAGTACTACACGCCTACCGGCAGATCGATTCAGCGCAACTATTCGAACGTTTCCTTCTATGACTATTACTTGAATCGCAGCGGCGATCGGAGCGCGCCGGAAAACCCGCAGCACGGAGATGGGTTGCGCACCGACCTGGGCCGCACGGTTTACGGTGGAGGCGGCATCACGCCCGACGTGGAAGTCAAAGCTCCGCCGGTATCCACCCGCTTGTTCTACGGGATATTCGACTTCGTGAGGCAGTTGGTGGCCGGCCAGATGGGGGGCTTGCGAGAGTATCGAATCGCCGAGTGCCAGTACAAGATTAAGGTTTCGCCCGAAGACATCAATCGCTATCCGGTAACCGACGTGCTGTTAGCCGCGTTCCGCCAGTACATATCGAACAAACCGCAGTTCAACGTTTCAGAAGAACGCCTCAGCGCCAACCTGAACTATATTCGCGCGCAGATGCGGCGCGAGATCATCACCGCTGCTTACGGACCGGAGGCCGGCGACGAAGTCTACTTGTCAGACGACGCGCAGTTCCGCAAGGCGTTCGAATCGCTCGACCGCGCGCGCGTGCTCGCCGAGAATGCAACTCGAGCTCGCGGCGAGAGGCAGTGA